One window from the genome of Anabaena sphaerica FACHB-251 encodes:
- a CDS encoding molybdenum cofactor biosynthesis protein MoaE — translation MKNPAAFLIKPKAQDSFGITLAPLSLEEIYIKADDPANGAVVVMSGMVRNQTDGKPVVALEYQAYEPMGLQVFYQIAANIHEKWSDVNRVVIYHRIGRLKIGEISVLVAVGSPHRSEAFAACQYAIDTLKHNAPIWKKEHWQDGSSSWVSIGACEESC, via the coding sequence ATGAAAAACCCAGCCGCTTTCCTCATCAAACCTAAAGCTCAAGATAGTTTTGGTATTACCTTGGCTCCATTGTCGCTTGAGGAAATATATATCAAAGCTGACGATCCAGCTAATGGTGCAGTGGTGGTGATGAGTGGAATGGTTCGTAATCAAACTGATGGTAAACCTGTGGTAGCTTTAGAATATCAAGCTTACGAACCGATGGGTTTACAAGTATTTTACCAAATTGCAGCTAATATTCACGAAAAATGGTCTGATGTAAATCGGGTAGTGATATATCACCGCATCGGGCGGTTAAAAATTGGCGAAATCAGTGTTTTAGTTGCGGTGGGGTCTCCCCATCGTAGTGAAGCGTTTGCAGCTTGCCAGTATGCAATTGATACCCTAAAACATAATGCACCAATTTGGAAAAAGGAGCATTGGCAAGATGGTTCTAGTTCCTGGGTGAGTATTGGTGCTTGCGAAGAAAGTTGTTGA
- a CDS encoding MBOAT family O-acyltransferase, translating into MLFSSSVFILVFLPLTLLVLWLLSKFRLNKFVLPWLLISSIFFYSYWNLFSPAGQAATPGYILLIILSIVFNHQMGMAIASAQPFSNRAKLLLIIGTIINVGIIAYYKYANFFLSSVSSIFSADWNLGNLILPLGISFYTFTQIAYLVDAYRGEVKGQNYDLPTYALFILFFPQLIAGPILRHDELIPELRGLKNFVFSSKNFALGITVFSLGLAKKILIADTLSQWVGPVFSNTDNATFIETWVGALSYTLQLYFDFSGYSDMAVGLGFIFNTNLPVNFNSPYKATSITDFWRRWHITLSNFLRDYLYIPLGGSRKGEVRRYANLMITMLLGGLWHGAGWTFIIWGGLQGLLLSINHGWRKFNIKIPTLIAWLMTFFAVVVGWVIFRAQNLQDAIEILKTMSGINGIVIPGAPGGKLSMLSQFGIQVQEWSKLTYLPEFFGKKSLSFVVLSALMIAVTLLPNTQEISNKMTFNKWWGIGIGLLAAYCILSLNRVSEFLYFQF; encoded by the coding sequence ATGTTATTTAGTTCTTCAGTTTTTATCTTGGTGTTTCTGCCTTTAACACTGTTAGTATTGTGGCTATTAAGCAAATTTAGATTAAATAAATTTGTATTACCTTGGTTGCTGATAAGTTCCATATTTTTCTATTCTTATTGGAATCTTTTTTCTCCAGCAGGACAAGCAGCAACCCCTGGATATATTTTATTGATAATTCTTTCTATTGTTTTTAATCATCAAATGGGTATGGCGATCGCCTCAGCCCAACCCTTTAGCAACCGAGCGAAACTGTTGTTGATTATTGGCACAATAATCAATGTCGGCATCATTGCATATTATAAATACGCTAACTTCTTTTTATCTTCAGTTAGTAGCATATTTTCAGCAGACTGGAATTTAGGTAATTTAATACTTCCATTGGGTATTTCTTTTTATACTTTCACTCAGATTGCCTACTTGGTTGATGCCTATCGTGGGGAAGTTAAAGGACAAAATTATGATTTACCCACTTATGCCTTGTTTATTCTTTTCTTCCCTCAACTTATTGCCGGTCCAATCTTACGTCATGATGAATTAATACCAGAATTGCGAGGGTTGAAAAATTTCGTATTTTCCAGTAAAAACTTTGCTTTAGGAATCACAGTATTTAGTCTAGGTTTAGCTAAAAAAATCCTGATCGCTGATACTTTATCCCAGTGGGTAGGACCAGTATTTAGTAATACGGATAATGCCACATTTATTGAAACTTGGGTAGGGGCTTTATCATATACACTTCAGCTATATTTTGATTTTTCAGGTTATTCAGATATGGCGGTTGGGTTAGGATTTATCTTCAATACTAACCTACCTGTTAACTTTAATTCCCCCTATAAAGCAACATCAATTACTGATTTTTGGCGACGTTGGCATATTACCCTTTCTAACTTTTTGCGTGATTATTTATATATTCCCTTGGGAGGAAGTCGTAAAGGAGAAGTACGACGTTATGCCAACTTAATGATCACAATGTTATTAGGAGGATTATGGCATGGTGCAGGCTGGACATTTATAATTTGGGGAGGTTTACAAGGTTTGTTATTATCAATAAATCATGGTTGGCGAAAATTTAATATTAAAATTCCCACATTAATAGCTTGGTTGATGACATTTTTTGCAGTTGTCGTCGGTTGGGTAATTTTCCGCGCTCAGAATTTACAGGATGCGATAGAAATTTTGAAAACTATGTCGGGTATAAATGGCATAGTTATTCCTGGTGCGCCTGGTGGTAAACTGTCTATGCTATCTCAATTTGGCATTCAAGTTCAAGAATGGAGTAAGTTGACTTATTTACCAGAATTTTTTGGAAAAAAATCTTTAAGCTTTGTTGTCTTATCTGCGCTAATGATAGCTGTTACACTCCTGCCTAATACTCAGGAAATTAGCAATAAAATGACTTTTAACAAATGGTGGGGAATTGGTATTGGTTTATTGGCTGCCTATTGCATACTATCCCTCAACCGTGTTTCTGAATTCCTCTATTTCCAGTTTTAG
- a CDS encoding DUF2103 domain-containing protein yields the protein MSKPTDGRLVWNHSTHISGLIPILERLCQHDGIHTVTPAVIGRVKGHAPKMQLRVSVPIRGGYKVIARHGKTVQEVFILTTLAQEQLETAIAIAMKIA from the coding sequence ATGAGCAAACCCACGGATGGTAGACTTGTTTGGAATCACTCTACCCACATTTCTGGTCTAATTCCTATTTTAGAACGTTTATGTCAGCATGATGGCATTCACACTGTAACGCCAGCGGTAATTGGGCGAGTGAAAGGTCATGCTCCTAAAATGCAGCTACGTGTGTCTGTACCCATTCGCGGGGGGTATAAAGTTATTGCACGACATGGTAAGACGGTGCAAGAGGTATTTATACTCACGACTTTAGCACAGGAGCAACTGGAAACAGCGATCGCGATCGCGATGAAAATTGCATGA
- the clpS gene encoding ATP-dependent Clp protease adapter ClpS, translating to METRLAAVYGMATAPTVTPDRVNQVTRKTYPNYKVIVLNDDFNTFQHVSECLMKYIPGMTGDRAWDLTNQVHYEGQAIVWVGPQEQAELYHQQLRRAGLTMAPLETA from the coding sequence ATGGAGACAAGACTTGCAGCTGTTTATGGAATGGCCACAGCACCAACTGTAACACCTGATCGGGTTAATCAAGTTACTCGAAAAACCTATCCTAATTATAAGGTGATTGTCTTAAATGACGATTTCAATACTTTTCAGCACGTTTCTGAATGTTTGATGAAATATATTCCGGGAATGACAGGCGATCGCGCTTGGGATCTCACAAATCAGGTACACTATGAAGGACAAGCGATAGTGTGGGTAGGTCCGCAGGAACAGGCGGAGTTATATCACCAGCAGCTGCGTCGCGCTGGGTTGACAATGGCTCCTCTGGAAACAGCTTAA
- a CDS encoding DUF29 domain-containing protein, which translates to MNTFQLYTTDFHAWTQEQVNLLKTQQWNTLDTVNLIEELETLGRKERQELRNRLAVLLGHLLKWQFQAQKRSNSWLSTIKEQRIQIKLLLQDSPSLQPYLEEVFLTAYELGLALAMRETQLGQKVFPEICPYTCEQTLNSEFLPD; encoded by the coding sequence ATGAACACCTTTCAACTCTATACAACCGACTTCCATGCTTGGACTCAAGAACAGGTTAATTTACTCAAAACTCAACAATGGAATACATTAGACACCGTTAACCTAATTGAAGAACTGGAAACATTGGGAAGAAAAGAAAGACAAGAATTGAGAAATAGACTAGCTGTATTGCTAGGACATCTATTAAAATGGCAATTTCAAGCCCAAAAACGTAGTAATAGTTGGTTGAGTACAATTAAAGAACAACGTATTCAAATCAAACTACTTTTACAAGACAGTCCTAGCTTACAACCTTATTTAGAAGAAGTTTTTCTCACAGCTTATGAACTAGGTTTAGCCTTAGCAATGCGAGAAACTCAACTAGGCCAAAAAGTATTTCCAGAAATATGTCCTTACACCTGTGAACAAACTCTCAACTCGGAATTTTTACCAGATTAG
- a CDS encoding FAD-dependent oxidoreductase, with product MKNRQKKACHQLISITLLTTFLTPYSVTATPPRNPDKNVNCEILIVGGGLSGVATAYESLLAGNTVCLTEITDWLGGQISSQGTSALDERPTQRDKQFYSRGYLELRNRIQRKYGKLNPGDCWVSDSCFLPGDAHNIITQMLKDAAKQGKGKLQWFPNTVIKDLQISQDGKIINSAIAIQHQPAKNAPPLNTFTLSQTIEDAYSYQNSPRFTKNIIRFLPKQSKKNNNQWYVVDASETGEIIALADVPYRLGIDARSYLEPSSSSTTNDPYCTQGFTYTFAMESTKEPQNQIMPPFYPQYAPYFSYELARLANFDLVFTYRRIWSPQQGQQTKFGGVNFTTPTPGDISMQNWTWGNDYRPGTAEDNLIYTREQLQATGQLQPSGWMGGLRTETLRKGEENALAYYYWLVAGNTDSQLGANVKQPQPNNRLLTGLDSPMGTAHGLSKYPYMREGRRIIGRPSWGQPEGFGIWEVDISRRNYNDEYYRKTLPADMYRQLKATLAGLEAISVIRGEVAPDKAMKRSRSTILPDAIGIGHYAIDFHPCMVNSPAEAPGNKERAGERRGAGNAYPFQIALRAMIPQKIDNLLVGGKSIATSHIAAAAYRVHSFEWSAGAAAGTVASFALKENIAPYQLVDDLPRLEPKLQVLKDILEKNGNPTAFPDTSIFNQNWEDWR from the coding sequence ATGAAAAACAGACAAAAAAAGGCTTGTCACCAACTCATCAGCATCACCTTACTAACCACCTTCCTTACTCCCTATTCCGTCACCGCAACCCCACCCAGAAACCCAGATAAAAACGTCAACTGTGAAATTCTCATTGTTGGTGGTGGACTGTCTGGAGTCGCTACAGCTTACGAAAGTTTACTCGCAGGAAACACCGTTTGTTTAACAGAAATTACCGACTGGTTAGGGGGACAAATTTCCTCTCAAGGTACATCTGCGTTAGATGAAAGACCAACCCAACGAGATAAACAATTTTATTCGCGTGGATATCTAGAATTAAGAAACCGCATTCAACGCAAATATGGCAAACTTAACCCTGGTGACTGTTGGGTAAGTGACTCCTGTTTTCTTCCTGGTGATGCTCACAATATCATCACCCAAATGCTCAAAGATGCAGCAAAACAGGGTAAAGGAAAATTGCAATGGTTTCCAAATACAGTAATTAAAGATTTACAAATTAGCCAAGATGGTAAAATTATAAATAGTGCGATCGCAATTCAACATCAACCAGCAAAAAACGCACCACCCCTGAATACTTTCACCTTATCGCAAACCATTGAAGACGCTTATAGTTACCAAAACTCACCCCGCTTCACTAAAAATATAATTCGTTTTCTACCCAAACAATCCAAAAAAAATAATAATCAATGGTACGTTGTAGACGCAAGTGAAACTGGGGAAATTATTGCTTTAGCTGATGTTCCTTATCGTCTAGGAATTGATGCGCGTTCCTATCTCGAACCTTCATCTTCTAGCACTACAAACGACCCCTATTGTACCCAAGGTTTTACTTACACCTTTGCAATGGAGTCTACCAAAGAACCGCAAAACCAAATAATGCCCCCATTTTATCCCCAATATGCACCTTATTTCAGCTATGAATTAGCAAGATTAGCCAATTTTGATTTAGTTTTTACCTATCGTCGTATTTGGAGTCCGCAACAAGGTCAACAAACTAAATTTGGTGGTGTCAATTTTACAACTCCCACCCCAGGGGACATATCTATGCAAAACTGGACTTGGGGTAATGACTACCGTCCAGGAACAGCCGAAGATAATCTCATTTATACTCGCGAACAATTACAAGCTACAGGTCAATTACAGCCCAGTGGCTGGATGGGAGGACTGAGAACCGAGACCCTCCGCAAAGGTGAAGAAAATGCTTTGGCTTATTATTACTGGTTAGTTGCGGGAAATACTGATTCACAACTTGGTGCAAATGTGAAACAACCCCAACCTAATAATCGTTTGTTAACAGGTTTAGATTCGCCAATGGGAACTGCACACGGTTTATCAAAATACCCATATATGCGCGAAGGAAGACGCATTATTGGCCGTCCCAGTTGGGGGCAACCGGAAGGGTTTGGAATTTGGGAAGTTGATATTTCCCGCCGTAATTATAATGATGAGTATTACCGGAAAACTCTACCTGCGGATATGTATCGCCAGTTAAAAGCGACACTGGCAGGTTTAGAGGCAATATCAGTAATTAGAGGTGAAGTTGCACCAGATAAAGCCATGAAGCGCAGTCGTTCTACTATTTTACCGGATGCTATAGGTATAGGACATTACGCAATAGATTTTCATCCTTGTATGGTGAACAGTCCAGCGGAAGCACCCGGTAATAAAGAACGCGCGGGAGAAAGACGCGGTGCTGGTAACGCTTATCCTTTCCAAATTGCGCTGAGAGCCATGATTCCCCAAAAAATTGATAATTTATTAGTAGGGGGTAAAAGTATTGCTACTAGTCATATAGCTGCTGCTGCTTATCGGGTTCATTCTTTTGAATGGTCTGCTGGTGCTGCTGCGGGAACTGTGGCCAGTTTTGCACTTAAAGAAAATATTGCACCTTATCAATTAGTTGATGATTTACCGAGATTAGAACCAAAATTACAGGTTTTAAAAGATATTTTAGAGAAAAATGGTAATCCTACTGCTTTTCCTGATACTTCCATTTTTAATCAAAATTGGGAAGATTGGCGGTAG
- a CDS encoding abortive infection family protein, giving the protein MNRKQEKQEIIKSLITRLSNLASPTLIEPDPFKKWLRSVSQVLKNANMQNELKKWEELTPQLLHTDKSFYTSSIFKYVSSDQKLFAKEILLGFLAELSKDKLLDISIPAPEITSAVVELAINDVEILISTNGAVSGVDRIHTALHGYLRAVCTKENIPHTKDDSMTKLFKLLRQQHPAFQNIGVRSQDIEKILQSCAGIMDVLNPIRNSASLAHPNEDLLEKNEAMLVINVARTLLHYLDAKLK; this is encoded by the coding sequence ATGAATAGAAAGCAAGAAAAGCAAGAGATTATAAAAAGTCTAATTACAAGATTATCTAACTTAGCATCACCAACTCTCATAGAACCAGATCCATTTAAAAAATGGTTAAGAAGTGTTTCACAGGTTCTTAAAAATGCGAATATGCAAAATGAATTGAAAAAATGGGAGGAATTAACTCCACAACTTTTACATACTGACAAATCATTCTATACATCATCAATATTTAAATATGTGTCTTCTGATCAGAAATTATTTGCTAAAGAGATACTATTAGGATTTTTAGCTGAATTGAGTAAAGATAAATTATTAGACATTTCTATCCCTGCTCCAGAGATTACAAGTGCTGTTGTTGAACTAGCAATTAATGATGTAGAAATCTTAATTTCAACCAACGGAGCAGTTAGTGGTGTTGATAGAATCCATACAGCTTTACATGGCTATTTACGTGCCGTGTGTACTAAAGAAAATATCCCACATACTAAAGATGATTCGATGACAAAGCTATTTAAATTACTCCGTCAACAACATCCTGCATTTCAAAATATAGGTGTTCGTTCACAAGATATTGAGAAGATCCTGCAATCATGTGCTGGGATTATGGATGTACTCAATCCAATTAGAAACAGTGCGAGCTTGGCACATCCGAATGAGGATTTGTTAGAAAAAAATGAAGCAATGCTAGTCATAAATGTAGCGCGTACTTTATTGCATTACCTTGATGCAAAACTTAAGTAA